A DNA window from Arachis hypogaea cultivar Tifrunner chromosome 18, arahy.Tifrunner.gnm2.J5K5, whole genome shotgun sequence contains the following coding sequences:
- the LOC112769847 gene encoding AAA-ATPase At3g50940-like encodes MNFNHPISFKTIAIDSKLKKEIIDDLDKFLNGKEFYEKTGRAWKREYLLYGPPGTGKSSLITAMANYLNYDIYDLDLAGVDDNLDLKNLMLRMNNLSLLVVEDIDCSIELQNREEGEENKVTLPGLLNATDGLWSCCNEERIIVFTTNHKERLDPTLPRPGRMDMHIHLSYCTFSAFKQLAFNYLGISHHNLFQEIEGLLGEVRVTPAEIAEELTKKDQFQRALARICQFLA; translated from the exons ATGAATTTCAATCACCCCATAAGTTtcaagacaattgcaattgatTCTAAGCTTAAAAAGGAAATAATTGATGATTTGGACAAGTttttgaatggcaaagagttctATGAAAAAACTGGGAGAGCTTGGAAAAGAGAGTACTTGCTTTATGGTCCTCCAGGGACCGGCAAGTCTAGCCTCATCACGGCCATGGCCAATTATCTTAACTATGATATCTATGATCTAGATCTCGCTGGTGTAGATGACAATTTGGACTTGAAGAATCTAATGCTTCGGATGAATAACCTTTCCTTACTTGTTGTGGAAGATATTGATTGCAGTATAGAGCTGCAGAacagagaagaaggagaagaaaataag GTAACACTTCCAGGGCTATTGAATGCAACAGATGGTCTATGGTCATGCTGCAACGAGGAACGAATCATCGTGTTCACGACAAATCATAAAGAGAGGCTTGATCCTACTCTTCCAAGGCCTGGAAGAATGGACATGCACATTCACTTGTCATACTGCACTTTCTCTGCTTTTAAACAATTGGCATTCAACTACCTTGGAATCTCACATCACAATCTCTTTCAAGAGATTGAAGGGCTCTTAGGAGAAGTGCGGGTTACTCcagcagaaattgcagaagaactaACAAAAAAAGATCAATTTCAAAGAGCCCTTGCAAGAATTTGTCAATTTCTTGCATAA